TACAATGTTTATTTTCTGTGAAGTGCACAGTGGTGTTTAGCGGTCGTTGCCTTGGTAGTTTTTGCCGGTGTTGTTTTTATTTTGGGTGTGGTCTTGTCGTCACCTTCGTGAGGGAagagcttttttttttcttttcttcttattGTATTTGCCTATATATGTCCGGCGTGGTCTCGTCGAtggcttttcaaaaaaaaaaaaaaacattcaccTCATAGAATAAGCCAAAGCATAACAACCACCACAACATTGGTATTTGTTTTGTCAATTGGGTTCTGACTAACGCTGCCCACAAACACCGatcaaaacaaaaacaaaacatcCAAGTGAAGCCGCTCTCACCCAGCATATTATAAACAGAATAAACAATCATTTACGACAGTTACAACTTAAGAGCATGTATCAGTTGCAAACCCCGACCTCTTTATTCAGTGCATCGGCCCCCACGCGTCCATTTTGTCCGTCCTcaccggcggcggcagcgcggaCTGCTTCTCCGCTGTCGTTTGTGTGTAAATAAGGTGGACCGTAGGAATGAACGGAACACGACACCTCCCGAACGGAACACGACACCTCCCGTCCCGTCGCGCGCGGCCACCTCCGTCTTTCTTGATCGATCGCttgttttaattaattaattatccgAAGgaacagaagaaaagaaaaaaggttGTTAACTTAAGGATGATGGATGGATTGCGGATACGGTCGCTTTGACGACACTACTCATAGCCTAGACTGCGTTGTCAGAAAGCCACCACTTTGGGGGCAGTTGTTTCCCAATATAAAACGAGGCTTTTACCTTGTGTCATTAAAAAAGTTTACAATTACGTATAAGTCATTAAAAAAGTTAAACTCCCACGAGTGTCATTGTTCtaaacttctttgctctccaagtCATTTCGTCCACTTTTTTATTTAACGGTGTCAAACAGATAGGTGAAATGATCATTTTACCCTACAGTGGAGTCCGTTTGTCAGTCACCCAAactttctctttctcttctctttcCTGTGTACACGAAGGGCCGAGGGAGCTTTGCGCTGCGGCCTGGTTCTCCGCCCTCGTTGCCGTCCCGAGTGCTCGAGGTGGTGCGGCCGTAGGCTCGAACGCCGGCTTGACGAGGTCACAGACGGTGGGGTTGGCTCCTGGCTTAGCGTGGTGGTGAGCCTCAGCAGTGCAGGAGGTCAAGGCCGAGGTCGACGGAGACGCCAATGCCCAGAGCGATGAGCCCTGGCTCACGTACCCTCAACTGGCGATCGCGCGACACGGTGAGCACGAACACGAGAAGGCATCGTGCTGCTGCCCACGCTGCTGACCCCGGCGACATCGCACCGCTGCCAACGCCATTGCCGAAGCGCATGTTAACTGCTTCACGCTGCCTTGCATCGACGCGGCCGTTGCCGAGCATCGCATCGTGCCCGACTATGCTGCAGCTACCGGCCTGGATGGCCCTCCACAGGCACAGCTGCCAGCTGTGCTCGAGGCGGCCATCGTCTTGCACACGTCCCGGTAGAGCTCGCCGCAGCCACCGTCTCGCGCGCCCGGTGGAGATCACCCGCGCGTCGCGGATGCCGCGTTGGCAGCGGTGCGATGTCGCCGGGGTCAGCAGCGTGGGCAGCAGCACGATGCCTTCTCGTGTTCGTGCTCACCGTGTCGCGCGATCGCCAGTTGAGGGTACGTGAGCCAGGGCTCATCGCTCTGGGCATTGGCGTCTCCGTCGACCTCGGCCTTGACCTCCTGCACTGCTGAGGCTCACCACCACGCTAAGCCAGGAGCCAACCCCACCGTCTGTGACCTCGTCAAGCCGTGCCCTCCTCCACTGTGGCTCCTCGACACAGCTCAAGCGGCTAAAGCCCTTGTACCTAATGCTCCGGCCGCGCGCGGTGTACCTGGTAGACTTTGCGTGCTTTTCGCATCAAACCTAACTGCCACGTCCCGTTCGCGACGTTCTTGGAGCACTCCCGTGTGTGGCCGGGCTTTGACGAGCGCAGTGTCCGTTTCAGGACATAGCTGCTGGAGCGGTCCGGGCTCGGGGAGGAGACGTGCCTGCCGTACGTGCAGCACTACATCCCGCCGTCGCGTGACCTCGAGTCCTCCTGCGCCGAGGCCGAGCTCGTCATCTTCTCCGCCATCGACGACTTGCTCACCAAGACCGGCCGCCGCGAGCGCGCTCAGGGGGGAGCTCCGCCACAGCCGCCACGGGTGCGCGTGGAGGGCAGCTCCGCCCCCGCCGCCCGCGGGCGCGAGCACAGGCGAGCTCTGCCCGGCCGCCACGGGCGCGTGTGCGGAGGACCTCCGCCCGGCTGCCgcaagcgcgagcgcgggcgagtGAGCTCCGCCCCggtgcgggcgtgggcgcgggcgagcGAGCTCCAATTCGGCATCGGCGCGGCGCGAGGCTGGCGCGCGGCGAGGAGGAAGGTGGAGCCGGGTCACTGACAGTTTGGCCCCACtagacagagagagaaagaagcaAGAGGATTGGATAAGAGAATGGTATTTTGGATGCGGGCCCATATGCAAAAGCTGTCAAACGATAAAAAACAAACAGAACACAGACGTAATGCTTTGGAGAACAAATAAGTTGAGAACGATGGCACTCGTGGAAGCTCAACTTTTTTAATAACTCGTGcataattacaaacttttttaatggcacaccgCTAAAAGCCTCGTATAAAACGCGCGGCGTCGTCGTTACGGCAGATCCCCGCTGATCCCCTCGCCGATCTCGAGCAACGCCTTTTGTCGCCCGAAAGCTATCCGGCGGCTtgtattcggcctgttcgctggttggtttctgggctgttttgggctgactggtgctggtttattgtgagaggaaaacactgttggctgactggtttgggctggctgaaaccaacaagcgaacaggctaattGTATCCTGGTACTGATAAACAATCGAAAAGATTCAGTAAAATTCCTGCGAGACATGGAAGGGACGATGATGATAAGAGATGAGGTAAATCTATCCAGGAGTCGCCCTCGCGTACCTAATTCTGGGGATAAGTTTCTGCAGCTTGATACATTAACTAACGAACGCTTTTTTCTGCTCCGTGTGGGCGGCGCCGGCCGATCCATTGTGGATCATCATCGGTCCATCCATCGGCCTTCGTTGCCAGCAGCCTGTAGCACAACAGAGACGGGGGCCGATGGATCCAGGTCGCCGGCTCGTTTCCGGCCAGTCGACTGCCAAAATCTGTTCCGTTCCGTAGCACCGATCGGTTGATGGATCTCGCCGATTTTTCTGCTCGCAGCGTCGGTCGTGTTGTGCGGCAGCGTACGTGTGCTGCGCGCGTGGCCACACGTGCCAGACAAGCTGGGCCCGAGCCTACTACAGCTGGGCAAAGATACTGGTAGGAGCAGTAATCAGAAGGTCTGATCAATGACGATCGAGGCGGCGTGTGACCAATGAGCCTGTTCTGGAGGCGGCACCGATCTGTGGCGACGGCAGAGGGGTTCTCACGCTACGCTGGGTTCTCACGCTACGCTGGACAGATGCTAGCGCTAGCAAAGGACGCTCGTTGAGCCGCTTCCGTCGCCATCCGGCTCGCGTCGCGGAATGCAACTGGGCACAGGGCACGCCAGTCCACAAATTCTCCAAACGAAaacgccgcccgcccgccccagAAACGAACGAGGTCACCGTCGCGCTCCTCGGTATCGGTATCGGTCGGCGTCCCGCGGCTCGCGTCGCCAGCCAGCACAGTTGGCGGCGAGACCCGCCGGTTTGGCCGCGCTCTGTTCGCGGTCGTCGTATACATACAGCGCCGCACGCAGCTGCCGGCAAGCGACGGAACCGGAGCCGGGCAGGGGAGAGCAGAAAGGTACCGGGGCCGCGAACCAACAGCCCCGCCGCCCCGCGCGTCGCGGTCGCGGTCGCGGCGTTTGGATCGGGCTGGTGTGCCACGTGGGGTGGGCGGGCGGAGGACGGCGAGCGAGAACCGAGAGCTACGGCTGCCAAGGGGGACGGAACGGAACAGCTTGCGGACAAATCCAGCGTCGCGTCGTGTCTCGATCTCACATCGCCACCACCCGCTCACTCGGGACTCGGCCTCGGCGGGCGAAGGAATAACGAGGGGGGAGACACAGACACTGAGAGACACGAATGGCAAAATGGTAGCAAGCATGCATGGAGCAAAAAAGGCTACTACATCTTTCGTTTTCCCTCTTGCGTCTAGCTTCACGcagctcatatatatatatatatatatatatatatatatatatatatatatatatatatgttttgtagctggctacagaataagttattctgtggccactttgagttacgataatttctatactaatttatgagattatggtAACTTTCTCATAAATGATTTAGTATAAtattatggtaagtatcatcttgaattatagtaacctaTGTATCGTAAATttgtattgtcattatcgtaaattaatacaaatattatcgtaaatcatggtggctatagaataagttattctgagCTAGCTGCAGAACAGCCTTATATTCAGGGAGGAAAACTCATGCAGATGTCCACACACCAATCCCTTTTATTTGCCGATCGATGCACCTAACGGTGGCCCTATCGCCATCATTGCCCTGCTCACCACCATCGTCTACCTCCTCGATCGTCCATCATCACCAGGATCAGAAGCGTAATCACCATCATTACCGGCAACAGCTAGCAGCGCGATCATCTACCATACCATACCAGCTTCATGATTCATCAGCCTCCTCCTGGCTGGTGGCTGGTCGTCCCGGGCAGCCCCGGCCCCCCTTGCATTGCTAGACTAGACTAGACTACACGGCGACGGACGCCCAGCCGGGGCCCGGGGGAAGATCTTCTGGCCCGGCGCGAGGATCGCCAGCGGGTCGTACCGGGCCTTGCGGTCCACGAAGCGCCTCCACCTGCCGGCGCCGAAGTGGCGCGACCACTCCCCGCCGCGGTAGCTCGGGAAGTAGGCCTTGTAGTCGTAGCCGTTGGCGCGGCAGGCGCTGAGGATCGCGCCGTTCTGCGCCACCAGCTCGTCCACCGCCGGGCCGCCGGGCCGGCAGAAGCGCAGCAGCGCCACCAGGTAGAAGATCTCGCCCTTCTCCGGCAGCGCCACCGACGTGTTGGGGTCCCACCTGCAGTGCACACACGTTAGGACTGTGAACTGAAACCACTGCCTATCGGGGGCCCACATGACATGGACTGTGCAGTAGCCTCGAGCCGGGTGGATGGAGCAATAATTTGTCAATCATCATAGTACTAATTTGATGGGCAGCAAACGACACGGCTAAATTCCGTTCGGCTGGACGGATCCGTagcgttgatttgttgtgagagaaaaactctGTTCTAGTCTGATTGATCCCAAGCCAGAGTACCAGACGTCAGCGACACGACGAGCAGCCAGAGAGCAGGCAAGGCGGCTCACATGCGTCCCGGCCGGCCCCCTTTTGCCGCAAACGGCGGCAGTACACCACTCCACTCCTGTACGGCACGCAGTGCGAGGAGCCGAGGAGGGGATGGGGAGAAACAGAGAGAGgaacactccactcacttgctcTTGAGCATGGGGTAGACGAGCATGGGCCCGTCGATGCCGTCGGCGAGCATGCCCTTGATGACGGCGCGGTCGAAGTCGGCGATGTCGCGCGCGGAGACGAAGAGGTTGAGCCACGGGTGCGGCGCGTCCCAGCTGCCGTTGCGCcgggcctcctcctccacccggtTCACGCGGGACAGGAAGTCCACGTACCCGACGACCGCCGCGAACTCCAGGCCCCGCACGTACTTGAGCGGCGCCATCATCCGGCGGCTCACGCTCGCCGCCCCCTGCAGGGCGCCACAACGAGAAAAACCGAATGGATTGGCCAGCATGACGGAGAAAAGCGTGCGTGCGTGGCGGAGAAAAAGGTGAGCTGAGCTGTAGACATGCCCCGCGGAAAAAGTACACGCCACTTCACAGGGGCCGAGGGGCAAGTACGGGAATGCGCCACGCCAAGGGGGGTGGCAGTTACTGCTACCTACctggtcctcgtcgtcgtcgggtTCGGGCCGGTGCGCGTACTGGTACAGGGCCACCTCAAGGCAGTAGAGGACGGGCCCGGCGCCGGCGGGGAGGAGGGACGCGTCGAAGCGGGCGCCGCCGGGGATGGGCACGGACGGCCACCCGTTGACGGGGTCGTCGCTGTTGACGAACGCGAAGCCCTCCACGTAGTCGAACGCCGCGTCGGGGGGCCGCGTCACCAGCCACTCCGCGTCCGCCGTGTAGTCCGCGAAGCTCGCGTACACCACGCGCGTCCACCGCACCTGCACCGAGGAGAATGGCAGCGCCAGACGTCAGTGGTGCCCCAAGCAAGCTGCCTAATGTTTGGGCTCCTGCGACCGCGTGCTCACTCACCGCCTTGGGCGCCTTGTGGAGGGGGATGCGGGCGCGCGTGATGACGCCGAACTGGCCGAGCCCGCCGAGCACGGCGAAGAAGAGGTCCGGGTGGGAGGCGGGCGAGCAGACGCGGCACTCGCCGTCGCCGGTGACCACCTCGAGCTCGGCCACGTTCGACACCTGGGGCCCGTAGCGGAAGGACTGCCCGCTCACGCCGCCGTTGGAGAGCGTGCCGCCCACGGTGAGGCGGAGGTAGTCCGTCCAGGACGCCGGGGCGAGCCCGTGGTTGTCGACGCCCCAGTGGAGCACCTCCTCCCAGAGCGCGCCGCCGGGGACGTCGGCGAAGCAGCAGTGCCCGCCGCCGCCTTCGGACGGGCACTGGACCAGCTGCATCATCGTCTGCGCGCCGCCGCGCCGGGAGGACGACGACGTCGCGGCGAGCGAGCGCATGTCGAGGACCAGCCCGCCCTCGGCCATGGCCTGCCCGGCCACCGAGTGCCCGTTCCCGCGGGCGGCCACGGTGAGGTGCGGGGTCAGCGCCGCCGCGCGGATGGCGCTGGCCACGTCGTCTGCGCTCGCCGGGCGGACCACGGCCGCAGGCACGGCGCGGACGAGCCCGCCGAAGTCTATCGCCGCCACGCGCCCGGCCGCCGCCATGGTGGCGGGCGAAAGCTCGCCGGCGTCCTCCGGCTCGGCGGCCGCCGTCGCGCGGTCCATGTACGCGAGCATCATCTTTGCTGGATGGCAAGGAGCTGTGTGAAGCAAGTGAAAACAACCCCCGACGCGCGGGCGCGGCCAAGCCGGGGACTGAAGTGGTGAGGCAGAGCAGCTAGCTGTGTATTGTGATGTCACCGCGCTCGTGCTAGTTTGGGTCGCGGGGGGGTTTATAACGAGCGGACACGCGGACGTCCATCCCTCACGTTTCTCCAAAAACAAACAAAGCAAAATCAAACGCTCTGTTGACTCGTTCAttcattttttcttcttcttcttacccTTGTGTCCACTACTACTCCTATGTAGGGGTGTTTTTCTAGCGAGGCCGACCTCTGCCTTTTTCGAGTTTCACAGATGATTGCATATTTGCATTGCGCTGCGAGACGGATGGATGCCTACGATCGGATCTAACGTTAGTTTGTCTGCCACTATTGTGCGAGCAAAGCAACCGAGAGAGAATCAGACAGATGAGATGGGCCATGCATGCATTTGGTTGGGCCTGCAAATAATTCGTCCTACTACCAATTGATCGCCTTGTACTGTGAACCCTGAAAATGCTCCGCCCGTTTCAGCACAGCTGCAAGCGGCAAACGCCCTGTACGCTTGGCTTATATTTCAGCCAATAAATAATATtgttctctcacaataaatcagccagaaGTATTTTCAGCCATAATTTACATCTAAACCACATACCCATAGTACTGTTGATTATTTAAGTTTTGTTAATACTCCATGATAATAAATTTTGCAAGTTCTTGTGGTAGATAAATTTATACACTTTGACTAAAACATTATGTCATAACAATACTGATAATTCAATTTTAAGCACtctatatttataaaaaatataaactaCAAATATAGTTCTTTGTTATAGAAAATTCAACATATTGATGTCGTAGTATAGGTTGAAACAACTGTTTATGCAATTATAGTAACTAAGAGAGTAGTTTAGAACCTACACTCTACCTTTCAATAAAATACAAAAGGAAAAATTTTGAATGCAAGATATAATTAGCACTAGAGTGTGAACTAACATGTAGTTAAAAAATTACAGCCACTAATAAGATTAGAAGTTAAAAGGAAATATATAGATTCATGATGTCAAAAGGCATAC
This DNA window, taken from Miscanthus floridulus cultivar M001 chromosome 13, ASM1932011v1, whole genome shotgun sequence, encodes the following:
- the LOC136501014 gene encoding cytokinin dehydrogenase 11-like → MNESTERLILLCLFLEKREGWTSACPLVINPPATQTSTSAVTSQYTASCSASPLQSPAWPRPRVGGCFHLLHTAPCHPAKMMLAYMDRATAAAEPEDAGELSPATMAAAGRVAAIDFGGLVRAVPAAVVRPASADDVASAIRAAALTPHLTVAARGNGHSVAGQAMAEGGLVLDMRSLAATSSSSRRGGAQTMMQLVQCPSEGGGGHCCFADVPGGALWEEVLHWGVDNHGLAPASWTDYLRLTVGGTLSNGGVSGQSFRYGPQVSNVAELEVVTGDGECRVCSPASHPDLFFAVLGGLGQFGVITRARIPLHKAPKAVRWTRVVYASFADYTADAEWLVTRPPDAAFDYVEGFAFVNSDDPVNGWPSVPIPGGARFDASLLPAGAGPVLYCLEVALYQYAHRPEPDDDEDQGAASVSRRMMAPLKYVRGLEFAAVVGYVDFLSRVNRVEEEARRNGSWDAPHPWLNLFVSARDIADFDRAVIKGMLADGIDGPMLVYPMLKSKWDPNTSVALPEKGEIFYLVALLRFCRPGGPAVDELVAQNGAILSACRANGYDYKAYFPSYRGGEWSRHFGAGRWRRFVDRKARYDPLAILAPGQKIFPRAPAGRPSPCSLV